A region from the uncultured Draconibacterium sp. genome encodes:
- a CDS encoding DUF58 domain-containing protein yields the protein METRDLLKKVRKIEIKTRGLSRNIFAGEYHSAFKGRGMAFSEVREYQFGDDIRNIDWNVTARYSHPYVKIFEEERELTVMLLIDVSGSREFGSFEKLKKNVITELSAILSFSAIQNNDKIGVIFFSDKIEKFIPPKKGKSHILRIIRELIDFHPESNGTNITEAVRYLTNAIKKRCTAFVISDFMDDNKELEMALSIANNKHDMVALNIYDERETELPAIGMIKLKDAERGNYVWVDSSSRKTRKLYADWWIKHTGKLDVMFKKSGVDYVSINTNEDYVKSLMTLFRKRALK from the coding sequence ATGGAAACAAGAGATTTATTAAAAAAAGTAAGGAAGATTGAGATAAAAACACGTGGTTTATCGCGCAATATTTTTGCGGGTGAATACCACAGTGCTTTTAAGGGACGAGGTATGGCATTTTCTGAAGTGCGCGAATACCAGTTTGGCGACGATATCAGGAACATTGATTGGAATGTTACCGCACGATACAGTCATCCTTATGTTAAAATATTTGAAGAAGAACGAGAACTTACCGTTATGCTGCTTATCGATGTGAGTGGCTCGCGCGAGTTTGGCTCCTTCGAAAAACTCAAAAAAAATGTGATCACCGAACTGTCTGCAATTCTCTCGTTTTCTGCCATTCAAAACAACGATAAAATCGGGGTAATCTTTTTTTCCGATAAAATCGAAAAATTTATTCCACCGAAAAAAGGAAAAAGCCACATTCTGCGTATTATTCGCGAATTAATCGACTTCCACCCGGAAAGCAACGGAACCAATATTACCGAAGCAGTACGCTACCTTACCAATGCCATAAAAAAACGTTGTACAGCCTTTGTAATTTCCGACTTTATGGACGACAACAAGGAGCTGGAAATGGCCCTATCTATAGCCAATAACAAACACGACATGGTAGCTCTAAACATATACGACGAGCGAGAAACAGAGCTTCCCGCTATTGGGATGATAAAACTAAAAGATGCCGAACGTGGAAATTATGTATGGGTAGACAGCAGCTCGCGAAAAACACGAAAACTTTATGCCGACTGGTGGATTAAACACACAGGAAAGCTGGATGTAATGTTTAAGAAAAGTGGAGTTGATTATGTATCGATTAACACCAACGAAGACTATGTAAAATCATTAATGACCTTGTTCAGGAAACGGGCATTAAAATAG
- a CDS encoding VWA domain-containing protein has protein sequence MFEGLTFKNPELFHILWVLIPMVAWYFFRQKRFTASIQVSSTASVLKAPKTIRHYLRHLVFICLLIAITFFVVVLARPQSSKNWEKSETEGIDIVIALDISSSMLAQDFQPNRLEAAKNVAMEFISGREYDRMGLVVFAGEAFTQCPLTTDRAVLLNLFKDIESGMIEDGTAIGNGLATSVARLKDSEAISRVVILLTDGENNRGEVAPVTAAEIAKTFGIRVYTVGVGSIGTAPYPVQTQFGVQLRDMPVKIDEETLQEISSLTDGKYFRATSNTKLEEIYKEIDALEKSKIEVREFSRKSEEFMPFALIGALFLIISLFLRLTIFRSIP, from the coding sequence ATGTTTGAAGGATTAACATTTAAAAACCCTGAACTGTTCCATATTTTATGGGTGCTTATACCCATGGTGGCATGGTATTTTTTCAGGCAGAAAAGATTTACCGCAAGCATCCAGGTTTCATCCACTGCTTCGGTATTAAAGGCCCCAAAAACTATCAGGCACTACTTACGCCATTTGGTATTTATCTGCCTGTTAATAGCCATTACATTTTTTGTAGTGGTGTTGGCGCGTCCGCAGTCGTCGAAAAACTGGGAAAAAAGCGAAACCGAAGGAATTGACATTGTTATTGCCCTTGATATCTCCAGCTCGATGCTGGCACAGGATTTTCAGCCCAACCGGCTGGAAGCAGCTAAAAATGTGGCAATGGAATTTATTTCGGGACGCGAATACGACCGCATGGGACTGGTAGTTTTCGCCGGCGAGGCATTTACGCAGTGCCCGCTAACCACCGACCGTGCTGTATTGTTAAACCTGTTTAAAGATATTGAAAGCGGCATGATCGAAGATGGAACGGCTATTGGTAACGGGCTGGCCACATCGGTTGCCCGCTTAAAAGACAGCGAAGCTATTAGCCGGGTGGTAATTTTACTCACCGATGGCGAAAATAACCGAGGCGAAGTAGCCCCGGTTACTGCAGCCGAAATTGCTAAAACATTTGGAATAAGAGTTTACACCGTGGGAGTGGGAAGCATCGGAACTGCCCCATACCCGGTTCAAACACAGTTTGGCGTGCAGCTGCGCGATATGCCCGTTAAAATTGATGAAGAAACACTGCAGGAGATTTCATCGTTAACAGATGGAAAATATTTCAGGGCAACCAGCAACACCAAGCTCGAAGAGATTTATAAAGAAATAGACGCTTTGGAAAAATCAAAAATAGAAGTGCGCGAGTTTAGCCGTAAATCGGAAGAATTTATGCCATTTGCCTTGATAGGGGCACTGTTTTTGATAATAAGTTTGTTTCTGCGATTAACAATTTTTAGAAGTATCCCATAA
- a CDS encoding VWA domain-containing protein, which produces MEMFRFGNIEYLWGLLIIPLFALFFAWSRIARKRALKKFGQQEILQQLMPYSSSNRPVVKFIILMLALAFFIVGIARPQFGSKLKTEKREGVELMIALDVSNSMMAEDIQPNRLERAKRAISRLVDRLKDDKIGLIVFAGDAYTQLPITSDYNSAKLFLNSVNTQIVPKQGTAIGAAIELARRSFTPNGEANKAIVIITDGENHEDDALASAQAALDEGAIVHTIGMGLPSGSPIPVFRNGQTDYLKDRDGNVVVTKLNEQMLEQIAAAGGGIYVRANNAQVGLNALFDEINKMEKQEMETRSYSEYDDQFQYFFALGLFLLLLEFVILERKNKYLKHIKLFG; this is translated from the coding sequence ATGGAAATGTTTAGGTTTGGAAATATCGAATATTTATGGGGGTTGCTAATAATTCCACTGTTTGCACTGTTTTTTGCATGGTCGCGTATTGCGCGAAAACGGGCACTTAAAAAGTTTGGGCAGCAAGAAATCCTGCAACAGTTAATGCCCTACAGTTCAAGCAACAGGCCAGTTGTTAAATTTATTATTCTGATGCTGGCTTTGGCGTTTTTTATTGTTGGAATTGCACGTCCGCAATTTGGTTCGAAGTTAAAAACAGAAAAACGCGAAGGGGTGGAATTAATGATTGCCCTTGATGTTTCGAACAGTATGATGGCCGAAGATATTCAACCCAACAGGCTGGAGCGTGCCAAAAGAGCCATTTCGCGATTGGTTGACCGCTTAAAAGATGACAAAATTGGTTTGATTGTTTTTGCCGGCGACGCCTACACGCAGCTACCTATTACCAGCGACTATAACTCAGCCAAGCTTTTTTTAAACTCGGTAAACACCCAGATAGTGCCTAAACAAGGTACAGCCATTGGAGCAGCTATTGAATTGGCGCGTCGATCGTTTACGCCAAACGGCGAAGCCAATAAGGCCATTGTAATTATTACCGACGGAGAAAACCACGAAGACGATGCTTTGGCATCGGCACAGGCTGCCTTGGATGAAGGTGCCATTGTGCACACCATTGGAATGGGCCTGCCATCGGGCTCGCCAATACCCGTTTTCAGAAACGGCCAAACCGATTACCTGAAAGACAGGGACGGCAATGTTGTTGTTACCAAGCTAAACGAACAGATGCTGGAACAAATTGCAGCAGCCGGCGGTGGTATTTATGTGCGGGCAAACAATGCCCAGGTGGGGCTAAATGCCTTGTTCGACGAAATAAACAAAATGGAAAAACAAGAAATGGAAACACGTAGCTACTCCGAGTACGACGATCAGTTTCAGTATTTCTTTGCGCTGGGGTTGTTTTTATTGTTGCTTGAATTTGTAATTCTTGAACGTAAAAACAAGTATTTGAAACATATTAAGTTGTTTGGATAA